ATCATTGATGCCGGATTCTCACCGACAAGAACAACTGCAAGACCCGGTTCAATACCATCCTTTTTAAGGGCATCAACCTCTGCCTTCAATCCCTCTCTTATAGTTTTTGCTACAACCTTCCCATCAATAATCTTAGCCGTCATAATACCCTCTCTTTTTTCAGTCAAAAGCCTCCATAGCTCACCCTCCCCCTAACCCCCTCCCGTCAAGGGAGGGGAATAAACGTTAACGCCCTCCCCCCTCAAGGGGGATGGAATTAAAGGGAGGATGGCCGCCATTCACAATTCACTATCTTGCCTCTTACTTCTTGCCTCTTACTTCTTACATCTTACTTCTTGCCTCTAACTTCTACAATACGTTCCTCTGTAACAATCTTATCCATCTTTACATCATGACTACCCACCGGTATATACTCAACAATTTGCAACTCATAAGCCAATGCTACAAGTAATGGACGGTGTTCTTCATTTTCAAGCAGTTTATCATAATAACCAGCCCCATAACCAAGCCTGTGTCCATTCAAATCAAACGCAACACCCGGCAATATCATCAACTGTATTTCATGAACCGGAACCTCTCTGTGAAAATCCGGCAATGGTTCATATATACCATGCGAGGTTATACTTAATTCCATCTCATAGTCAAGCAGTTTTGATAAAAAGATGCGGTGATGCTTTTTATCTATAACAGGAACCACGACATCTTTTCCTGAAGTCATTGCCATTCTGACAGCCTCTTCTGTAATAACCTCACTCTTAGTATTTATATAAAAA
This sequence is a window from Nitrospirota bacterium. Protein-coding genes within it:
- a CDS encoding 5-formyltetrahydrofolate cyclo-ligase, which translates into the protein MIIAKKKEIRHEILRKRNSLSLNDRIEKSREICERLFGLSEFKEAKVVHFYINTKSEVITEEAVRMAMTSGKDVVVPVIDKKHHRIFLSKLLDYEMELSITSHGIYEPLPDFHREVPVHEIQLMILPGVAFDLNGHRLGYGAGYYDKLLENEEHRPLLVALAYELQIVEYIPVGSHDVKMDKIVTEERIVEVRGKK